One window of the Zea mays cultivar B73 chromosome 3, Zm-B73-REFERENCE-NAM-5.0, whole genome shotgun sequence genome contains the following:
- the LOC100381569 gene encoding uncharacterized protein LOC100381569 has product METKHHMAGEGKERSDLRRRRPSPPSCIASNALSRPSRRPWPPCRRRRLSIPSEFRVHAPLRPWHHATSRGPYYRLHSRGRSATRTGRFACRRCCDSRDTCLHQQHVPNRLSVPGHRDTSFPKSLRWQQLCLPCSKYIAL; this is encoded by the exons ATGGAGACGAAACACCACATGGCGGGGGAAGGAAAAGAGCGATCAGATCTCAGACGCCGTCGTCCGTCTCCGCCAAGCTGCATCGCCTCAAACGCTTTGTCCCGGCCATCACGCCGGCCATGGCCGCCATGTCGAAGAAGGCGACTCTCCATCCCTTCCGAGTTCCGAGTTCATGCTCCCCTCCGCCCCTGGCAT CATGCCACGTCCCGCGGACCGTACTATCGCCTCCACAGCCGTGGTCGCTCGGCCACACGTACCGGTCGCTTCGCCTGCCGTCGCTGTTGCGACAGCCGTGATACCTGCCTTCATCAGCAACACGTCCCAAACCGACTAAGCGTCCCGGGCCACCGCGATACTTCATTTCCGAAATCGCTGCGGTGGCAGCAGTTATGCCTGCCTTGCTCCAAATATATAGCACTGTGA